A genomic segment from Nodularia sphaerocarpa UHCC 0038 encodes:
- a CDS encoding ion transporter, which yields MLLSREKTEFYLKDLETPTGKAINLTLAALVLVSSGIFVTETYNIADAIRFYLDAIDTAIVIIFAGEYALRLWSAENKIRYIFSFYSIIDLIAILPFFLGVVDIRFIRLLRCFRILRLIRFIDKRFLFGSVNTEDGVIFAKILFTLFAIIFVFSGLIYQVENPVNPHVFATFLDAFYFSVVTMTTVGFGDVTPISELGRLLTVLMILTGIALIPWQVGDLIKRLVKTANQVETVCSGCGLAFHDLDAGFCKRCGTKLPNK from the coding sequence ATGTTACTAAGCAGAGAAAAAACAGAATTTTATCTCAAAGACCTGGAAACGCCCACAGGTAAAGCTATTAATTTAACACTTGCGGCTTTGGTGCTAGTGTCATCAGGAATTTTTGTCACAGAAACTTATAATATTGCTGATGCGATTCGCTTCTATTTGGATGCTATCGATACTGCTATAGTGATAATTTTTGCTGGAGAATATGCACTGCGTCTGTGGAGTGCTGAAAATAAAATTAGGTATATTTTTAGCTTTTACTCAATTATTGACTTAATCGCAATTTTACCATTTTTTCTAGGAGTAGTTGATATTAGATTTATTCGTCTATTACGATGTTTCAGAATTTTAAGATTAATTAGATTTATCGATAAGAGGTTTTTATTTGGCAGTGTCAACACCGAAGATGGTGTAATTTTTGCTAAAATATTATTTACTTTATTTGCAATTATATTTGTTTTCTCTGGCTTAATTTATCAAGTTGAAAATCCAGTTAATCCTCATGTTTTTGCGACTTTTTTGGATGCGTTTTATTTTTCTGTTGTGACTATGACGACTGTGGGCTTTGGTGATGTGACTCCAATTTCTGAATTAGGTCGTCTGCTGACAGTATTGATGATTTTAACAGGTATTGCCTTAATTCCTTGGCAAGTGGGTGATTTAATTAAGCGCTTGGTGAAAACTGCTAATCAGGTAGAAACAGTTTGTTCAGGTTGCGGTTTGGCTTTTCATGATCTGGATGCTGGGTTTTGTAAACGCTGTGGAACTAAGTTACCTAATAAGTAG
- a CDS encoding nucleoside deaminase, with the protein MNPEYFMHLALEEAKKGDAPYGAVIVKDQEVVAVAHNTVKRDSDPSAHAEINAIRSLTAKLKSPSLEGYSIYTTGEPCPMCATACVWTGITEIVYGASIQDLISVNQSQIDISCEEVIAKSFRNIKVTRGILKNECLELFN; encoded by the coding sequence ATGAACCCAGAATATTTTATGCACTTAGCACTAGAAGAAGCTAAAAAAGGAGATGCGCCTTATGGTGCTGTAATTGTCAAAGATCAAGAAGTTGTGGCTGTAGCTCATAATACTGTCAAACGAGATAGCGATCCATCAGCCCATGCAGAAATCAACGCTATTCGTAGTTTAACAGCTAAACTTAAAAGCCCCTCTTTAGAAGGTTATAGCATATATACAACTGGCGAACCTTGTCCGATGTGTGCTACGGCTTGTGTGTGGACAGGTATAACTGAAATTGTCTATGGTGCTTCCATTCAAGACTTAATCTCAGTCAACCAATCACAAATTGATATTTCTTGTGAAGAAGTGATTGCTAAGTCATTCAGAAATATCAAAGTCACACGAGGTATTTTAAAGAATGAATGTTTGGAATTATTTAATTGA
- a CDS encoding protoglobin domain-containing protein, giving the protein MNIDSFVFLKTLEQRVGLTDQDKSVLKSNAEWGLEIAPKMADHFYAYLGRDAEMNAILNQTEGRVHRLHETFIQWFHQMFTGMDDWGTEYAKCRWHIGVIHVKIGIVPEYVVPAMGVVVHEVGRTLKLDAKPEELQESLSKICMIDLAFIEQAYVEVARSAVLRETGWSEALFKRLVATGAASL; this is encoded by the coding sequence ATGAATATCGATTCTTTCGTTTTTTTGAAAACTCTTGAACAACGTGTTGGTTTAACCGACCAAGATAAATCTGTTTTGAAATCAAATGCAGAATGGGGGCTAGAGATTGCGCCTAAAATGGCAGATCATTTTTATGCTTATTTAGGGCGTGATGCGGAAATGAATGCTATTTTAAATCAGACTGAAGGACGTGTTCACCGCCTACATGAAACATTTATTCAATGGTTTCATCAAATGTTTACCGGGATGGATGATTGGGGTACTGAATATGCTAAATGTCGCTGGCATATTGGAGTTATTCATGTCAAAATTGGCATTGTCCCTGAGTATGTGGTTCCAGCTATGGGAGTTGTGGTTCATGAAGTTGGCAGAACTTTAAAACTCGATGCTAAACCGGAGGAATTACAAGAATCCCTGAGCAAAATTTGTATGATCGATTTAGCTTTTATCGAGCAAGCTTATGTAGAAGTTGCTAGGTCTGCTGTATTGAGAGAAACTGGCTGGTCTGAGGCTTTATTTAAGCGTTTAGTCGCAACTGGTGCAGCATCTTTGTAA
- a CDS encoding DUF4388 domain-containing protein: MTITGNFTDFSLPELLHFLDHGKKTGILAIELLSENSKKQHYYIWVHQGRIIAAADRLDEKGLTLMIAQRGWISERVISRVTRICPTFISTPLGLCLKSQGLLQAEQLKLLFNTQVIRQVSTLFQAEEGLFTFKPTTNLPIAEMTGLSMTASEVILLGLRSLRNWKAFADKLPDPTSGLSSLIAKQPQIPLNPQEWQLWEFVNGEISLHHIATHLRISIETVQQIAFRLVVVGLVEEHFMVASSTPNLTNSTPAVALATVQKPPEKPNLTQSFFKSLVNFLRSK; encoded by the coding sequence ATGACTATTACTGGTAATTTTACAGATTTTTCTTTGCCGGAACTACTTCACTTTTTAGATCACGGCAAAAAGACAGGAATACTTGCGATTGAGTTACTGTCTGAGAATAGTAAAAAACAACATTACTATATCTGGGTACATCAAGGGCGTATAATTGCCGCAGCTGATCGCTTGGATGAAAAAGGTCTGACATTAATGATTGCTCAACGGGGCTGGATCAGCGAACGCGTTATTTCCAGGGTAACTCGGATCTGTCCCACTTTCATCAGCACACCTCTGGGGCTATGCTTAAAGTCCCAAGGATTGTTACAAGCAGAACAACTGAAACTGCTATTTAATACCCAAGTCATCCGACAAGTATCGACCTTATTTCAAGCCGAGGAAGGTTTGTTTACATTTAAACCAACTACAAATTTGCCGATTGCAGAGATGACTGGTCTGAGCATGACTGCTAGTGAGGTGATACTATTGGGCTTGCGATCGCTGCGAAACTGGAAAGCTTTTGCAGACAAATTACCAGATCCAACTTCAGGTTTATCAAGTTTGATTGCAAAACAGCCTCAGATCCCACTCAATCCCCAGGAATGGCAATTGTGGGAATTTGTCAACGGTGAAATTTCCCTACATCACATTGCTACTCATCTGAGAATATCTATAGAAACTGTGCAGCAAATTGCCTTTCGACTGGTCGTCGTTGGTTTAGTCGAAGAACATTTTATGGTTGCTAGTTCAACACCTAATTTGACCAATTCCACTCCCGCAGTAGCCTTAGCAACCGTGCAGAAACCTCCCGAAAAACCAAATCTAACTCAGTCATTTTTCAAAAGCTTAGTGAATTTCCTCCGAAGTAAATAG
- a CDS encoding GTP-binding protein translates to MENMRLIVTGTVGAGKSTFIRSISEIDVVDTDTIATDETASLKQKTTVALDFGRLQFSPEMALHLYGTPGQSRFDFMWDILIRKAHAYILLVAAHRPRDFRQARKIMNFMNQRAQIPMIIGLTYTDSPDAWSEEDVFLALGYMDENHLPPIVKVNPMQRDSVANAVIVLVHHLMQSCVA, encoded by the coding sequence ATGGAAAATATGCGCTTGATTGTCACGGGAACTGTCGGTGCTGGTAAGTCTACTTTCATCCGTTCTATCAGTGAAATTGATGTAGTAGATACAGATACTATAGCAACTGATGAAACAGCGTCGCTGAAGCAAAAAACGACTGTTGCTCTTGACTTTGGGCGGTTACAATTTAGCCCTGAGATGGCGTTGCACCTTTATGGTACACCAGGTCAGTCTCGCTTTGATTTTATGTGGGATATTTTGATTCGTAAGGCTCACGCTTATATTTTATTGGTAGCAGCACATCGACCGAGAGATTTCCGTCAGGCGCGTAAAATTATGAATTTTATGAATCAACGGGCGCAGATTCCAATGATTATTGGTCTAACCTATACTGATTCTCCCGATGCTTGGTCTGAGGAAGATGTGTTTCTGGCTCTGGGATATATGGATGAGAATCACCTACCCCCCATTGTGAAGGTTAACCCAATGCAAAGAGATTCTGTAGCCAATGCGGTGATTGTTTTAGTACACCATTTGATGCAAAGTTGTGTAGCTTAA
- a CDS encoding roadblock/LC7 domain-containing protein — MAINAEKLNMVLQNFVTATADVQGAALVTPDGLPLGTSLPGGMDEERVSAMSASMLSLGERIGLELSRGNIDRIFVEGNKGFGILTGCGEEAVLLVLARETAKQGLLMLEIKRVLSELKLILI, encoded by the coding sequence ATGGCAATCAACGCGGAAAAGCTGAATATGGTTTTGCAGAATTTTGTAACTGCAACAGCTGACGTTCAGGGAGCAGCCCTAGTGACTCCTGATGGTCTACCTTTAGGGACAAGCTTACCCGGTGGGATGGATGAAGAAAGGGTATCAGCAATGTCAGCTTCTATGCTTTCTTTGGGCGAACGTATTGGGCTGGAGTTATCCAGAGGGAATATTGACCGCATATTTGTTGAGGGTAATAAGGGCTTTGGGATTCTCACTGGCTGTGGGGAAGAAGCTGTTTTGCTCGTCTTAGCTCGTGAAACCGCTAAACAGGGATTACTGATGTTAGAAATCAAGCGTGTTCTCTCAGAACTCAAGCTGATTTTGATTTAA
- a CDS encoding response regulator: MIKVLLVDDQNLIRQGLKALLELEPDLEIIGEAENGEQAIKLSQQLQPDVILMDIRMPIMDGVAATREIQIRCPEIKILVLTTFDDDEYVKAALQNGAMGYLLKDTPSEELAVAIRAVYKGYAQLGPGIVKKLVTQFSKITATQSPPVPPSMAELTPREKEVLRLIAIGANNREIAQQLYISEGTVKNHVTNILTRLNLRDRTQAAIIANTFLGYLEQNS, encoded by the coding sequence ATGATTAAAGTTTTACTGGTAGATGACCAAAACTTAATTCGTCAAGGATTAAAAGCATTATTAGAATTAGAACCAGATTTAGAGATTATAGGTGAAGCCGAAAACGGCGAACAAGCAATTAAATTGAGTCAACAGCTACAGCCTGACGTGATTCTCATGGATATCAGAATGCCGATCATGGATGGTGTTGCAGCTACACGAGAAATTCAAATCCGTTGTCCAGAAATTAAAATTTTAGTCTTGACAACTTTTGATGATGATGAATATGTCAAAGCGGCTTTACAGAATGGTGCAATGGGTTATTTGCTCAAAGATACACCTTCAGAAGAGTTAGCTGTGGCTATTCGTGCAGTTTATAAGGGATATGCACAATTAGGGCCTGGAATAGTCAAAAAACTTGTAACTCAGTTTTCCAAGATTACCGCCACCCAGTCACCGCCAGTACCACCTAGCATGGCTGAACTTACTCCCAGGGAAAAAGAGGTTTTGCGGTTAATTGCTATCGGTGCGAATAACCGAGAAATTGCCCAGCAACTTTATATATCTGAGGGGACTGTGAAAAATCATGTCACAAATATTTTAACTCGGTTGAATTTGCGCGATCGCACCCAAGCGGCGATTATAGCCAACACATTTTTAGGTTATTTAGAGCAAAATAGCTAA
- a CDS encoding sensor histidine kinase — protein MSRPIQINNHPFRFLLYLEWLLLAIAVLTAALPSPSPRFNARFPELTICSLIIFGVMGLRLPTSNYFSKLIYTACQIFLIVTTGFFGGRIARLFPFLYIILVTRSCLIYQLPGRLLVTSISFSLFLITLRYRLFKLPLSLSPHAQERFRFFHLSLALVFGLSLIFILLLMNAVISERQSREKLAVANAKLRQYALKIENQATLEERNRIAREIHDSLGHSLTALNLQLETALKLWKSHPDKAQTFLARAKELGSKSLNDVRQSVSTMRYNPLQDQSLEQAIALLLEDFQRSHNISATCLINLEYSLASDIIISIYRIIQESLTNISKYAEASEVKLEITTIKGRFCLIIEDNGKGFDIMQNTTGFGLQSMRDRTLALGGEFQINSQPGSGCQIIVDIPLLSLTR, from the coding sequence ATGAGTCGCCCTATTCAAATTAACAATCATCCTTTTCGGTTTTTGCTGTATTTGGAATGGTTATTACTGGCGATCGCTGTTTTGACAGCTGCACTCCCATCTCCTTCCCCTCGGTTTAATGCTAGGTTCCCTGAACTGACTATTTGTAGTCTAATTATCTTTGGTGTCATGGGTTTACGATTACCCACGAGTAACTACTTCAGTAAATTAATTTATACAGCTTGCCAAATTTTCTTGATTGTCACCACGGGATTTTTTGGAGGGAGAATTGCCAGACTTTTTCCTTTTCTCTACATAATTTTAGTAACTCGTAGTTGCCTAATTTATCAATTACCTGGGCGGTTGTTAGTTACAAGTATATCGTTTAGTTTATTTTTGATTACACTCAGATATCGCTTATTTAAATTGCCGCTCTCATTATCGCCTCATGCACAAGAGCGCTTTCGGTTTTTTCATCTCAGCTTGGCGCTGGTATTCGGCTTAAGTTTAATTTTTATCTTACTGTTAATGAATGCTGTGATATCTGAACGGCAAAGTCGGGAAAAATTAGCTGTTGCTAATGCTAAACTGCGTCAATATGCTTTGAAAATTGAAAATCAGGCTACTCTAGAAGAACGTAACCGAATTGCGAGAGAAATACATGATTCATTAGGACACTCTTTAACAGCTTTAAATTTGCAATTAGAAACTGCTTTAAAATTATGGAAATCTCACCCAGATAAAGCCCAAACATTTTTAGCTAGGGCGAAAGAACTTGGTTCTAAATCGCTCAATGATGTTCGTCAGTCTGTTTCTACTATGCGTTATAATCCTTTGCAAGACCAAAGTTTAGAACAGGCGATCGCTCTTCTTTTAGAAGATTTTCAACGTTCCCATAACATTTCAGCAACTTGCCTGATTAATCTAGAATATTCTCTCGCATCTGACATTATTATCTCTATTTACAGAATTATCCAAGAATCCTTGACAAATATTTCTAAATATGCTGAAGCATCAGAAGTTAAACTAGAAATAACTACAATTAAAGGGCGTTTTTGCTTGATTATTGAAGATAACGGCAAAGGTTTTGATATTATGCAAAATACCACTGGTTTTGGACTGCAAAGTATGCGCGATCGCACCTTAGCACTAGGAGGAGAATTTCAGATTAATAGTCAGCCTGGTTCTGGTTGCCAAATTATTGTTGATATTCCCTTATTGAGCTTGACAAGATGA
- a CDS encoding P pilus assembly/Cpx signaling pathway, periplasmic inhibitor/zinc-resistance associated protein, with product MKLKPLSVLAGAIALTVTAIPFAAQAQMRSSSPLQLAQNAKTKGGQKGAWGMQRLNLTEAQKAQMQTIKSNTRSQIEAILTPEQKVTLAAAKQAGQGQGGQGKKGWANLNLTEEQKTQMRQIRESSKEQMQAVLTPEQRQQMQEMRENMKSRRQQRNSQ from the coding sequence ATGAAACTCAAACCATTATCAGTGCTAGCTGGAGCGATCGCCTTAACTGTAACTGCAATACCCTTTGCCGCTCAAGCACAAATGAGATCCTCTTCACCTCTACAACTGGCACAAAATGCTAAAACAAAAGGAGGTCAAAAAGGCGCTTGGGGTATGCAACGCTTGAATTTAACAGAAGCCCAGAAAGCTCAAATGCAGACGATTAAAAGCAATACTCGCTCCCAAATCGAGGCAATTCTCACCCCAGAACAAAAAGTAACATTGGCAGCCGCAAAACAAGCAGGTCAAGGGCAAGGAGGACAAGGAAAAAAAGGTTGGGCTAACTTAAATCTGACAGAAGAACAGAAAACTCAAATGCGCCAAATCCGGGAATCATCTAAAGAACAGATGCAAGCAGTCCTTACCCCTGAACAGCGTCAACAAATGCAGGAAATGCGGGAAAATATGAAATCACGCCGTCAGCAACGCAATTCCCAATAA
- the sipA gene encoding regulatory protein SipA has translation MSPEFAIGSKVKVVALPPYVKTADPMPMLRPPDVICLGEEGTVLDRRPGGYWGIHFAKGKFLLDSQYIESTDTPPESDLEAEQGNEEM, from the coding sequence ATGTCTCCAGAATTCGCCATTGGTAGTAAAGTCAAAGTTGTAGCACTACCGCCCTACGTCAAAACCGCAGATCCCATGCCCATGCTACGCCCCCCAGATGTGATTTGCTTAGGCGAAGAGGGTACAGTCCTTGACCGCCGTCCTGGAGGATATTGGGGTATACACTTTGCTAAAGGCAAATTTCTTTTGGATAGCCAATACATTGAAAGCACAGATACCCCTCCCGAATCTGACTTAGAAGCAGAACAAGGTAACGAAGAAATGTAA